The window CAATACTCATTTCATTAGCACCAGAATGTTATACATGACCTCATTGTTATTACAAtactcaataattaattttagatatatattaaagtagttttttatttatttcatatcacGATTTTAATTTAATGGGTTATTCTATATTTATTGAAGAATTTTAGATACAATttgcatttatattttattcaattccaTGGTTACCAAAtaaccaattttaaaattaacgttaattttaatttaatcaaaagatatttgtttttatatttgattttattgaaCAATTACATTGTTaccaaatttcaaattatatatatagagagaaagagaggagtGATCAAATTacaacttaaataattattatattatatttataatttgatatctaaagtgattttttattgatataatttctttataaaGATAAAGTTAATCTTTTTATAGCTtctttaaaagtatttatttattataaattttagtattataaaataaactttgaaCCTAACTTTTCTCTCAAGGCAAAATTTTCACTAAATTAATAGGAATAGAATAAGATAATCCAATCCTGTGAGTATACTGAATAactgattttaataaaataagataattattctattatatttttattttattctaaatatctcttaaaaaaaattgtaaaacttATCGGTGActaaaatagaagtgattttgaaTATCAATGGAAACTCTGTCCattcagaaaaaagaaaaaaaaatcaaaggaaaTTGTTATCCCATAGTTATTTGTGTgatcccatatatatatatatagcctcTTCTGTTCTTACATCAATAGTATTCACAAAAATGTCTTCTTCTTTTCACACAGGAGTTACTCCTGGAAACTCTGTCGTGGGTTCCGGTGAAGACTCGCATGCGATTCAGGTGTGTTTCCAAGTGGTGGTGCTCTCTCGTCTTCAATCCTACATTCGTTAAACTGCATCTTCAAAGGTCCTCGAAAAACACCCACATCCTAGTAACTTTCGAAGACCAAAACATCAGACAAAGACAAAGCATGCTCTATACAAGGACTACTCGAGAACCCATCATCCACTCTTGGTTCTCGCCTATTCAACCACAACAGCTATCTCTTGGATGTTTATAATGGATTGGTTTGCCTTTTAGAAACTTTCAAATTTGAAGAATTCTCGTTCACATTTTGGAACCCTGCCACAAGGTTCATGTCTGATGAAAGATGAAAGTGtcgaaaatattttaacttgcTCGGCTTTTTCCAGTCAGCATGGATACGCTTGAGTCGGGTTTTGAATATCAATGGAAAACTGTTGTTAGTATcaatgatttggtaattttTTCATACGATTTAAAGAAAGAGAAACACAAGTATTTGTCGACGCCAAACAGTCTCATTGAAGTCCCTTCTGACCAGCCTTCTCTTAAGGTTTTGAAGGGGTGTTGGCGTCTTTTTAACCATCGcaggaaaacccattttgttgtTTGGCTAGTGAGGGAGCTTGGAGTTGATAATTCTTGGATTCAATTGTTGAAAGTAAGTCTTGACCATCTTCAAGATCTTGGCTATCCGCGCTTTCCAACCTAACCTATCATGTGATTCTGTGCATGTCTGAAAATGAAGATGTCATGTTTTGGCAAGCTGCACAATCCGCAGAGCtgacaataaatttattatgtacaTCAACGGCAAAATTGTCCTTTGGTCGAATGATTATATTCAAAGCTTGGTTGCGCCATATCAAAATTAAGTTATCCTTCATTTGCTTATTTGAATTATTGTTAAATGTAAGCGGTTCCAAAAAGTTTAATTGACCTTGATTTATGTTAATTGGTTATCATATTTCTTTATTATGTCATGACATCATATATGTTTGTGGATTGTGTTTCTCTTGGCCACTATCATTTGGGGTTCCAGTCCTTCCATGCTTCCACAAACgcttaaattcaattttacatCAAGAGGATACAAAAATAGGTAGAACAACCTAATTAAATCGGTTAAAGTCAGATCAACCTCAGGACCAAACGTATGATTATTTCACTTTTACTTTTAGGACTATTTCAATAGTTGTAATGGCCATATGATGCTCTAACACGCCCAATTACTGATTTCAAAAAAATGAGATGCGGGGTAAAGATAATGAGCAACTGGAGAAAGAATGTAGTTCATAGAGAATAGAAATCAAGGGGATAGATATCAGAGAGAATATGATacagattcttttttttttttgtcgcaTGAAAAAAACTTAGGCTAGTAACTGCGATAGCATGACCagaatcaaaattacaaataaattggACTCATTCCACTTCCACGATCTCATCCAAAGCATAGTTGTTTGTTGATACATTGGCATAGTTGACTTTGTTGAATCGAACCACAACAGGGTAGCGAGTGTTGGGGTCCTGCACAACAAACACAAACCACGATAAAACAGGAATTGACTTTGCATAATGCATGGGATGGTAGAAAATTGAGAGAGTATTATACTATTATTGCCTAAAAGTGAGTTTAGGGGCACTGACCTGATCAACAGCAACCACTGAACCAGTGCCTTTGTACCAGTAGGATTCCTTCCTAAGAATCTTCACCTGTTGAttgcaaagaaaaattagaaactaaccCTGTTGATAAACAGCTAGCTCAAATGAATGAAACAGACAAGTTTCATCACTGTCCTTTGTTCTTACACATTCTATAGAGAAATGCTAACAACAGACTTTCTAGCATATGATCTTGAATATATTCTTCTTTTATGctgaaattcattaaaaatcataaaaattgtaCAGGTCTCACTTATTATTCAATAAGTTTGACATAAGATTTTGTAATTTCTATTCATTTTTAACTAACAAGTAATAGAAAGAGTGTTAGAAGAAGTATGTTAGTATAACTCACTCCTCTATTCTGAATTCTCCCTCTTAAGCTTAAATTTGAACCAGAAATCAATAACGCAGCTACTTATACCCAGGACTCAAACTTCAGATCACTAGTCAAGCTAAAACAATTGtttatagtttgaaaaaaaGTTTTAGTGTTTAGTTTGAGAAAATCCAATTTCACTATTTACTATATAAATCTTTGATGACACAAAAGAATAGGAAAATAAGAGGACATGTTTATAACTAGACATTTTCTCATACCAATTCTAATAGGGAGCTAGCCTAGTATATTCACAGACAAGCAACAACTATTAAGGATCATGTTCATGGGATAAAAGTGAATTATTCTGCACAACATGAGCAACAACCACTTCTAAAAAGTTGAGTTTTGAAGTAACTCACCTTAGCACCTCTCTTGGGGCCAATAGGTGGTGGTTTTGGCTTTGCTTCAGCTTCAGCTGGAGGGGTGGTGGTTGCGGGTGCCGCCGCTGCAGGCTCGTCTGAAGCCCTCACAAGAAGCCTAGAAGCGTGGTTCTTTGTGTTGAACAAGACCACCCTTGAGTTTGTGGTGGAAGCTGCAACATTAAGAGACAGCACAAACCCAGATGCTGCTGAAGCCATGATGATTTCTTCCTCAAACTCTCTctgtgtgttgtgttgtgtgtcTTAGGTTCTCTCTTGGGTGATCTTAAGCGTGGCAAAAGGACAAGAGCGTCACAAGCACTCAGAGGCTTTGAATAAAAAATGGGTTTAGTAGTTTGGCGAATTATCTGATCCCCATAAGT of the Glycine max cultivar Williams 82 chromosome 13, Glycine_max_v4.0, whole genome shotgun sequence genome contains:
- the LOC100526993 gene encoding Photosystem I reaction center subunit IV A, chloroplastic-like, with the protein product MASAASGFVLSLNVAASTTNSRVVLFNTKNHASRLLVRASDEPAAAAPATTTPPAEAEAKPKPPPIGPKRGAKVKILRKESYWYKGTGSVVAVDQDPNTRYPVVVRFNKVNYANVSTNNYALDEIVEVE